From a region of the Balaenoptera musculus isolate JJ_BM4_2016_0621 chromosome 15, mBalMus1.pri.v3, whole genome shotgun sequence genome:
- the CLDN3 gene encoding claudin-3: protein MSMGLEIAGTSLAVLGWLGTIVCCALPMWRVTAFIGSSIITAQITWEGLWMNCVVQSTGQMQCKVYDSLLALPQDLQAARALIVIAILLAAFGLLVALVGAQCTNCVQDDTAKAKITIVAGVLFLLAALLTLVPVSWSANTIIRDFYNPLVPDAQKREMGSALYAGWAAAALQLLGGALLCCSCPPREKKHTPAKILYSAPRSTGPGAGTGTAYDRKDYV from the coding sequence ATGTCCATGGGCCTGGAGATCGCGGGCACCTCGCTGGCCGTGCTGGGCTGGCTGGGCACCATCGTGTGCTGCGCGCTGCCCATGTGGCGCGTGACGGCCTTCATCGGCAGCAGCATCATCACGGCGCAGATCACCTGGGAGGGCCTGTGGATGAACTGCGTGGTGCAGAGCACGGGCCAGATGCAGTGCAAGGTGTACGACTCGCTGCTGGCGCTGCCGCAGGACCTGCAGGCGGCCCGCGCCCTCATCGTCATCGCCATCCTGCTGGCCGCCTTCGGGCTCCTTGTGGCGCTCGTGGGTGCCCAGTGCACCAACTGTGTGCAGGACGACACGGCCAAGGCCAAGATCACCATCGTGGCGGGCGTGCTCTTCCTGCTGGCCGCCTTGCTCACCCTCGTGCCGGTGTCCTGGTCGGCCAACACCATCATCCGGGACTTCTACAACCCCTTGGTGCCGGATGCACAGAAGCGCGAGATGGGCTCCGCCCTGTACGCGGGCTGGGCGGCCGCGGCGCTGCAGCTGCTGGGGGGCGCTCTGCTCTGCTGCTCGTGCCCGCCGCGCGAGAAGAAACACACGCCTGCCAAGATCCTCTACTCGGCGCCGCGCTCCACCGGCCCGGGCGCCGGCACCGGCACAGCCTACGACCGCAAGGACTACGTCTGA
- the ABHD11 gene encoding protein ABHD11 isoform X2 — protein MLRWARAWRLPRRGLGPSSPSFSRVPVAPSSSQGGTEPRPVPLSYRLLDGEATRPPLVFLHGLFGCKTNFNSIAKALAQQTGRRVLTVDARNHGDSPHSPDMSYEAMSQDLQDLLPQLGLVPCVLIGHSMGGRTAMLLALQRPELVERLIAVDISPVESPSSLNFPNYIAAIRAIDIPDEASLSSARKLVDEKLSCVIQSISMRQFLLTNLVEVDGRFTWRVNLDALAQHLDKILNFPPRPETYSGPALFLLGGNSQFVLDCPQDFMAAVRDFLA, from the exons ATGCTCCGCTGGGCCCGCGCCTGGAGGCTCCCCCGTAGGGGCCTGGGCCCCTCCAGTCCCAGCTTCTCCAGAGTGCCTGTCGCACCCAGCAGCAGCCAAGGCGGCACCGAGCCAAG GCCGGTGCCGCTTTCCTACAGACTTCTGGACGGGGAGGCAACCCGCCCGCCCCTCGTCTTTCTGCATGGGCTCTTCGGCTGCAAAACCAACTTCAACTCCATCGCCAAGGCCCTGGCCCAGCAGACAGGCCGGAGG GTGCTGACAGTGGATGCTCGGAACCATGGTGACAGCCCTCACAGCCCAGACATGAGCTACGAGGCCATGAGCCAGGATCTGCAGGACCTCCTGCCCCAGCTGGGCCTAGTGCCCTGCGTCCTCATTGGCCACAGCATGGGAGGCAGGACAGCCATGCTGCTGGCACTTCAGAGG CCAGAGCTGGTGGAGCGCTTGATTGCCGTGGACATCAGCCCAGTGGAGAGCCCGTCCAGCTTGAACTTTCCAAACTACATAGCAGCCATAAGGGCCATAGACATCCCGGATGAGGCATCCCTCTCTAGTGCCCGAAAACTGGTGGATGAGAAGCTCAGCTGTGTTATCCAG AGCATAAGCATGCGGCAGTTCCTGCTCACCAACCTGGTGGAGGTGGACGGGCGCTTCACGTGGAGGGTGAACTTGGATGCCTTGGCCCAGCACTTGGACAAGATCTTGAACTTCCCACCACGACCAGAAACCTACTCTGGGCCAGCCCTCTTCCTCCTGGGTGGAAACTCTCAATTCGTGCT CGACTGCCCGCAGGACTTCATGGCTGCCGTCCGAGACTTCCTGGCCTAA
- the ABHD11 gene encoding protein ABHD11 isoform X1, with translation MLRWARAWRLPRRGLGPSSPSFSRVPVAPSSSQGGTEPRPVPLSYRLLDGEATRPPLVFLHGLFGCKTNFNSIAKALAQQTGRRVLTVDARNHGDSPHSPDMSYEAMSQDLQDLLPQLGLVPCVLIGHSMGGRTAMLLALQRPELVERLIAVDISPVESPSSLNFPNYIAAIRAIDIPDEASLSSARKLVDEKLSCVIQSISMRQFLLTNLVEVDGRFTWRVNLDALAQHLDKILNFPPRPETYSGPALFLLGGNSQFVLPSHHPEIRRLFPRAQMQTVPNASHWVHSDCPQDFMAAVRDFLA, from the exons ATGCTCCGCTGGGCCCGCGCCTGGAGGCTCCCCCGTAGGGGCCTGGGCCCCTCCAGTCCCAGCTTCTCCAGAGTGCCTGTCGCACCCAGCAGCAGCCAAGGCGGCACCGAGCCAAG GCCGGTGCCGCTTTCCTACAGACTTCTGGACGGGGAGGCAACCCGCCCGCCCCTCGTCTTTCTGCATGGGCTCTTCGGCTGCAAAACCAACTTCAACTCCATCGCCAAGGCCCTGGCCCAGCAGACAGGCCGGAGG GTGCTGACAGTGGATGCTCGGAACCATGGTGACAGCCCTCACAGCCCAGACATGAGCTACGAGGCCATGAGCCAGGATCTGCAGGACCTCCTGCCCCAGCTGGGCCTAGTGCCCTGCGTCCTCATTGGCCACAGCATGGGAGGCAGGACAGCCATGCTGCTGGCACTTCAGAGG CCAGAGCTGGTGGAGCGCTTGATTGCCGTGGACATCAGCCCAGTGGAGAGCCCGTCCAGCTTGAACTTTCCAAACTACATAGCAGCCATAAGGGCCATAGACATCCCGGATGAGGCATCCCTCTCTAGTGCCCGAAAACTGGTGGATGAGAAGCTCAGCTGTGTTATCCAG AGCATAAGCATGCGGCAGTTCCTGCTCACCAACCTGGTGGAGGTGGACGGGCGCTTCACGTGGAGGGTGAACTTGGATGCCTTGGCCCAGCACTTGGACAAGATCTTGAACTTCCCACCACGACCAGAAACCTACTCTGGGCCAGCCCTCTTCCTCCTGGGTGGAAACTCTCAATTCGTGCT TCCCAGCCACCACCCTGAGATTAGGCGGCTCTTCCCTCGGGCCCAGATGCAGACCGTGCCTAACGCTAGCCACTGGGTCCACAGCGACTGCCCGCAGGACTTCATGGCTGCCGTCCGAGACTTCCTGGCCTAA
- the ABHD11 gene encoding protein ABHD11 isoform X3 — protein sequence MLRWARAWRLPRRGLGPSSPSFSRVPVAPSSSQGGTEPRPVPLSYRLLDGEATRPPLVFLHGLFGCKTNFNSIAKALAQQTGRRPELVERLIAVDISPVESPSSLNFPNYIAAIRAIDIPDEASLSSARKLVDEKLSCVIQSISMRQFLLTNLVEVDGRFTWRVNLDALAQHLDKILNFPPRPETYSGPALFLLGGNSQFVLPSHHPEIRRLFPRAQMQTVPNASHWVHSDCPQDFMAAVRDFLA from the exons ATGCTCCGCTGGGCCCGCGCCTGGAGGCTCCCCCGTAGGGGCCTGGGCCCCTCCAGTCCCAGCTTCTCCAGAGTGCCTGTCGCACCCAGCAGCAGCCAAGGCGGCACCGAGCCAAG GCCGGTGCCGCTTTCCTACAGACTTCTGGACGGGGAGGCAACCCGCCCGCCCCTCGTCTTTCTGCATGGGCTCTTCGGCTGCAAAACCAACTTCAACTCCATCGCCAAGGCCCTGGCCCAGCAGACAGGCCGGAGG CCAGAGCTGGTGGAGCGCTTGATTGCCGTGGACATCAGCCCAGTGGAGAGCCCGTCCAGCTTGAACTTTCCAAACTACATAGCAGCCATAAGGGCCATAGACATCCCGGATGAGGCATCCCTCTCTAGTGCCCGAAAACTGGTGGATGAGAAGCTCAGCTGTGTTATCCAG AGCATAAGCATGCGGCAGTTCCTGCTCACCAACCTGGTGGAGGTGGACGGGCGCTTCACGTGGAGGGTGAACTTGGATGCCTTGGCCCAGCACTTGGACAAGATCTTGAACTTCCCACCACGACCAGAAACCTACTCTGGGCCAGCCCTCTTCCTCCTGGGTGGAAACTCTCAATTCGTGCT TCCCAGCCACCACCCTGAGATTAGGCGGCTCTTCCCTCGGGCCCAGATGCAGACCGTGCCTAACGCTAGCCACTGGGTCCACAGCGACTGCCCGCAGGACTTCATGGCTGCCGTCCGAGACTTCCTGGCCTAA